One genomic window of Candidatus Nanopelagicales bacterium includes the following:
- a CDS encoding AlpA family phage regulatory protein: protein MSRPYVYTLIRDHGFPAPIKVGSKLAWSESEVSAWIEARAEARSNG, encoded by the coding sequence GTGTCCAGACCCTACGTCTACACCCTGATCAGGGATCACGGTTTCCCCGCCCCGATTAAGGTCGGGAGCAAGCTAGCGTGGAGCGAATCAGAAGTCTCGGCGTGGATCGAAGCACGCGCGGAGGCTCGCTCCAATGGGTGA